Proteins from a genomic interval of Euleptes europaea isolate rEulEur1 chromosome 18, rEulEur1.hap1, whole genome shotgun sequence:
- the PRRT2 gene encoding proline-rich transmembrane protein 2 yields the protein MSDDAETKEAPPEQGQQGEEQPQGEPQEPQEPPQASPPPPQSPPAPKAPESPVMVTVTIEEQTVEGPQENGDPVGIRAGSAEELGSTPAPPTSPPARSKSASLNDLKPQNSINGGPRAVVRSSLSGSQVQLAGAAGSPRASLSRQASTAGSTAGDAREKPRDYIFIAALSCFCPIWPINIVAFVYSVMSRNSFQQGDIDGARRLGRVAKLLSVVALVGGVLIIVASCAINFGLFQ from the exons ATGTCGGACGACGCCGAGACGAAGGAGGCCCCCCCAGAACAAGGACAGCAAGGAGAAGAGCAGCCCCAAGGGGAGCCGCAGGAGCCGCAGGAGCCGCCCCAGGCATCGCCGCCACCCCCTCAGAGCCCCCCAGCTCCAAAAGCCCCGGAATCGCCCGTGATGGTGACGGTGACAATCGAGGAACAGACCGTGGAGGGACCGCAGGAAAACGGGGATCCTGTGGGGATCAGGGCTGGCTCGGCCGAGGAGCTGGGGAGCACCCCGGCGCCCCCCACTAGCCCCCCTGCCCGCTCCAAATCTGCATCACTGAATGACCTGAAGCCCCAGAACAGCATCAATGGCGGTCCAAGGGCCGTTGTGCGGAGCAGCCTTTCTGGGTCCCAGGTCCAGCTAGCGGGAGCAGCGGGGTCCCCGCGGGCCAGCCTGAGCCGGCAGGCCTCCACAGCGGGCTCCACGGCTGGCGACGCCAGGGAGAAGCCCAGAGACTACATATTCATTGCGGCCCTCTCCTGCTTCTGCCCGATCTGGCCTATCAACATCGTTGCCTTCGTGTACTCTGTCATG TCGCGGAACAGCTTCCAGCAAGGAGACATCGACGGGGCCAGACGCCTGGGAAGGGTCGCGAAGCTGCTGAGCGTTGTTGCATTGGTCGGGGGTGTGCTCATCATTGTGGCTTCTTGCGCCATCAACTTTGGAT TGTTCCAGTGA